A stretch of DNA from Luteolibacter sp. Y139:
TTCAGCCACTCGATCACGAGCTTCACGCCGGCCTGCTGGGCGTGGTCGGCCACCTCGCGGTGCACCTCCGCAGCCCATTGCCATTCATCGCTCGTCGGGCCATTGCCCGTGAACACGCCCAGCGGCTGGTGATAGGGGCCCATCAGGATCTCGGTGCCAGCGGCGTGGCAGGAATCGACGATGCCCTTGAGGAAATCAACGGCACCGGCGCGGTTCGCGGCCACGGGGCTGGAAGGGTTGTGCGCCTCGTCGGGAACCACGGTTACCGCGGTGGAGCGCAGACCCTGGTCGGCGAGGGCCTTGCCGACGACCTTGTAGTGGGCCGGGTCGGAGGAGAAGATCGGCAGCTCGACGCCATCGTAGCCGGCGTTTTTCAGGGAGGAGAGGAGGTGAAACTGGTCTTCCTGAAGGGCGGGGGTCCAGAGGAGCAGATTGAAGCCGATGTTCATGGTGGATTTCTGACTAAGGAGCCAAGCTCGGGAGGGCTACACATTTTTCTAGGGTATGTGATTTTGCTTCCGTTTTTGTGAGATTTTTTCTGAATCGCGCTCATCGATGAACGATCTTGTCCACGGCGAACCAAGCTGGAAGCTAACCCTCGACCGGGTATCGCTGTGGATTTCCTGCCGCGCCGGGCACATGGCACCGGTCGAGTTCCAGCTCGGCGAGAGGACCGTTTCGCCCTATGCGCTGGCTCCGTGGACACCGGACGAAGTGGACGCCGGGCTCCCGCCGTTGTTGACGGTTTTGCGCGGGGACTTCCTTTGCTTTCCCTTCGGGCCGCAGAAAAACGCACCTCCTCATGGGGTTTCTGCGAATGCCGAATGGAAGGTGATCGCTGGCGGCGATGACCGACTCCACCTCGCCATGGATGATCCGGATAGTGGCGGCTGGCTGGAGAAAATTGTCATCCTGCGTGAAGGCGAGACCGTGCTCTACTGTGAGCATCGTATTTCGGGGGTCTCGGGCGACTACAGCTATGGCAATCACCCGGTGATCGATTTCTCGCACCTCACCGAGGGCGAGGGCCTTGTCAGCGTATCGCCCTTCCGCTGGGGCTCCGTTTATCAGGGACATTTCTCAAACCCGCTCCAGCGGGAATACGGCATCTTGAAGCCTTCCGGGACTTTTTCCGATCTTCGTGAAGTGCCTCTGGCTACTGGTGGGACGACGGATGTTTCAAAGTATCCCTCGCGCCAAGGTTTCGAGGATCTCGTGATGATGAACAGCGAGCCAGCTACGGACGAGCAGCCATTCGCATGGTCTGCGGCAGTGCTCGATGGCTATGTGTGGTTCTCACTGAAGGATCCAGCGGTCTTCCCATCGACGATCCTTTGGATCTCCAATGGGGGTCGTCACGCCGCGCCATGGAATGGCCGCCACCTCGGCCGCATGGGCATTGAGGAGGTTTGTTCCTACTTCGCCGATCCTGTCGACGTCTCCCGCACCAATCCACTCGCCGCGGATGGCGTTCCGACGACGCGTCATTTCCGAAAGGATGAGACCGTTTCGCTGCGTCTCGTCCAAGCGGTTGCTGCTGTGCCGGACAAGTTCGGCCGCGTGACCTCCATCACTCCTGCCGGTCCCGGCAAGGTCGTGATCACCGGTGAATCCGG
This window harbors:
- a CDS encoding sugar phosphate isomerase/epimerase family protein; this translates as MNIGFNLLLWTPALQEDQFHLLSSLKNAGYDGVELPIFSSDPAHYKVVGKALADQGLRSTAVTVVPDEAHNPSSPVAANRAGAVDFLKGIVDSCHAAGTEILMGPYHQPLGVFTGNGPTSDEWQWAAEVHREVADHAQQAGVKLVIEWLNRFECYLISTMAQGAEYAALVNHPNFTTMFDTFHANIEEKDPAATLRKYIKSVGHVHISENDRGTPGTGHAAIRESIQVLKEEGYTGWLTIEAFGRALPELAAATRVWRDLFPSPEEVYTKGIAYIRECLK